Proteins encoded together in one Undibacterium sp. CCC3.4 window:
- a CDS encoding phasin family protein: MPLISPHLPAITHEQIEKQLTAIAALSSTTLGGWEKIIALNFNLARLAFERATARSALLWSASDAQTLLSSAEHQPPLDSLLAYGRELAEIAGATREQLLQALAADNTAVSSAPLARQPIPAAHEAVAVAAVVAAAPVQNPVPQQTQLTLLREVPEAPAAAKATKAKAAATPAVIVAKPTAASTAPVAPKKPLKAPARKASASTVSAAPAKKLAVASKTKDTAPAPKPTSTSTKASSKTATAAPGLPVAAKKPVAAASPASSTAKTAPRRAATASKSSQESEKKAVKSSTPPSPTQPIDSTSAVDSTASVSVPVKKSAVKFPEALTKSLQADKPGFPQVGGRPAFKAKTSPATGAKKRVRQ, from the coding sequence ATGCCCTTGATTTCGCCGCACCTTCCAGCCATCACCCACGAACAAATCGAAAAACAACTGACTGCCATTGCCGCGCTGTCGAGTACCACACTGGGAGGATGGGAAAAAATTATTGCCCTTAACTTCAACTTGGCACGGCTGGCCTTTGAGCGCGCCACAGCACGCTCGGCGCTGTTGTGGTCGGCCAGCGATGCGCAGACTTTGCTGAGCAGCGCAGAACATCAACCACCACTCGATAGCTTACTGGCCTACGGACGCGAATTGGCCGAGATTGCCGGTGCCACGCGCGAGCAACTGTTGCAAGCTTTGGCAGCAGACAACACGGCCGTCAGCTCCGCTCCCTTAGCGCGCCAGCCGATACCGGCCGCGCATGAAGCCGTGGCAGTGGCAGCCGTCGTAGCGGCCGCGCCAGTGCAGAACCCAGTCCCACAGCAAACGCAATTGACGCTGCTGCGCGAAGTGCCTGAAGCCCCCGCTGCGGCCAAAGCAACTAAGGCAAAAGCAGCGGCGACGCCAGCCGTAATTGTCGCCAAGCCGACTGCCGCCAGCACAGCGCCGGTGGCGCCGAAAAAACCGCTGAAAGCACCGGCACGCAAAGCAAGTGCCAGCACAGTCAGCGCTGCCCCAGCGAAAAAACTTGCCGTGGCAAGCAAAACGAAAGATACTGCGCCCGCGCCAAAGCCTACTTCCACCTCAACTAAGGCCAGCAGCAAAACTGCCACAGCGGCCCCAGGGCTGCCAGTAGCAGCAAAAAAACCAGTGGCCGCAGCGAGCCCAGCAAGCAGCACAGCAAAGACTGCGCCACGCCGCGCCGCCACAGCGAGCAAATCAAGCCAAGAAAGTGAAAAAAAAGCAGTGAAATCAAGTACACCACCCAGCCCCACACAGCCAATTGACAGCACCAGCGCCGTCGACAGCACTGCCAGCGTCAGCGTTCCGGTCAAAAAATCGGCCGTAAAATTTCCTGAAGCCCTGACCAAGAGCTTGCAAGCCGACAAGCCTGGCTTTCCTCAAGTCGGCGGCAGACCTGCATTCAAGGCAAAAACCAGCCCGGCTACCGGCGCGAAAAAACGCGTTCGCCAATAA
- the murB gene encoding UDP-N-acetylmuramate dehydrogenase, which produces MTTFLPLSHDVSLQSFNTFGIAACAKLYLPISERAQLVALHDDARLAALPRLLLGGGSNLVLSDQVDALVLHMRLQGIRICAQDSDFTYVQAAAGESWHGLVEWTLAHGLAGLENLSLIPGTVGAAPVQNIGAYGLELKDVLHELEVYDFATGAWRIMARAECQFAYRESIFKQALRDRVAIVSVTLALPRRWQPQLGYADLQQSIAALGPHVTAAQISAAISAIRRAKLPDPAVIGNAGSFFKNPLVPAAQRAALLQRWPELVSYAQADGSYKLAAGWLIEQCGWKGRSLGRAAVYEKQALVLVNRGHASGAEVRALAQAVQDDVVARFGVRLEMEPVFV; this is translated from the coding sequence ATGACGACTTTTCTCCCGCTTTCTCACGATGTTTCGCTGCAAAGCTTCAATACCTTCGGGATTGCAGCCTGCGCCAAGCTGTATTTACCCATTTCTGAACGTGCCCAGTTGGTGGCCTTGCACGACGATGCCCGTCTCGCTGCACTGCCGCGCTTGCTGCTCGGTGGTGGCAGTAATCTGGTCTTATCCGACCAAGTCGATGCTTTGGTGCTGCATATGCGCTTGCAAGGCATACGAATTTGCGCGCAAGACAGCGACTTCACCTACGTCCAAGCGGCCGCCGGTGAAAGCTGGCATGGCTTGGTGGAGTGGACGCTGGCACACGGTTTGGCTGGCTTGGAAAATCTCTCGCTGATTCCCGGCACCGTCGGCGCCGCACCGGTGCAAAACATCGGTGCCTATGGGCTTGAACTCAAAGATGTCTTGCACGAACTTGAAGTCTATGATTTCGCCACGGGTGCGTGGCGCATCATGGCGCGTGCCGAATGCCAATTTGCCTATCGCGAAAGTATTTTCAAACAAGCTTTGCGCGATCGCGTGGCCATCGTCAGTGTGACGCTGGCTTTGCCGCGGCGCTGGCAGCCGCAACTCGGGTATGCCGATTTACAGCAAAGTATTGCAGCGCTGGGGCCGCACGTGACGGCCGCGCAAATCAGCGCGGCCATCAGCGCGATTCGGCGCGCCAAGTTGCCCGACCCTGCCGTTATCGGCAATGCCGGCAGCTTTTTCAAAAACCCCTTGGTGCCGGCGGCGCAGCGCGCCGCCTTGCTGCAGCGTTGGCCCGAGTTGGTCAGCTATGCGCAAGCCGACGGCAGCTATAAATTGGCAGCCGGCTGGTTGATCGAACAATGCGGCTGGAAAGGGCGTAGCCTCGGTCGCGCGGCCGTTTATGAGAAGCAAGCTTTGGTGTTGGTCAATCGCGGCCATGCCAGTGGTGCGGAGGTAAGGGCCTTGGCACAGGCGGTGCAAGACGATGTCGTCGCGCGGTTTGGTGTGCGCTTGGAGATGGAGCCGGTATTTGTGTGA
- a CDS encoding YajQ family cyclic di-GMP-binding protein: MPSFDTVSEANMEEVKNAVTQSNKVVANRFDLKGTSAKIELKEKEREIILFGDSDFHLDQIIIEVTQTLGKRKVDVRFLDMGKVEKIGGDKVKQVIKVKNGIESDDAKKIVKVIKESKIKVQASIQGDAVRVTGAKRDDLQEAMAMLRKEIKDLPLEFNNFRD; this comes from the coding sequence ATGCCCTCATTCGACACCGTATCCGAAGCCAACATGGAAGAAGTCAAAAACGCTGTGACGCAATCCAATAAAGTCGTCGCCAACCGTTTTGATCTCAAAGGCACCAGTGCAAAAATTGAACTCAAGGAAAAAGAACGCGAAATCATTCTGTTCGGCGATTCCGATTTCCATCTCGATCAAATCATCATCGAAGTCACTCAAACTTTGGGCAAACGCAAAGTCGACGTGCGTTTTCTCGATATGGGCAAAGTAGAAAAAATCGGCGGCGACAAGGTCAAACAAGTCATCAAGGTGAAAAATGGTATCGAGAGCGATGATGCCAAAAAAATCGTCAAAGTGATTAAAGAAAGTAAAATCAAGGTGCAAGCAAGCATACAAGGTGACGCTGTGCGCGTAACGGGTGCCAAGCGCGATGATCTGCAAGAAGCGATGGCGATGCTGCGCAAAGAAATCAAAGATTTGCCGCTGGAATTCAATAACTTCCGCGATTAA
- a CDS encoding retropepsin-like aspartic protease family protein, protein MIASKPSPLRSAGTLLCLLMPMATTGTAAASEVGLVGLFPGKAILVVDGAAPKAYAVGSMLSADTKLLAADRDSATITSNGKSYQLQIGQSEHRATASARTSVILQQNEHGHFIAAATVNGVALTMMVDTGASFVTLPAADAKRMGINYRSGKRSYSNTANGVVGTYMIKLDSIKIADMELHQIDAAVIETGLTTPLLGMSLLNRLDMRREGEQMTLTKRF, encoded by the coding sequence ATGATAGCGAGTAAACCAAGCCCACTGCGCAGCGCTGGCACGCTGCTGTGCCTGTTGATGCCAATGGCAACAACAGGCACAGCAGCGGCGAGCGAGGTCGGCTTGGTCGGTCTGTTTCCCGGCAAAGCGATTCTGGTGGTCGACGGTGCCGCACCGAAAGCCTATGCAGTCGGCAGCATGCTCAGTGCCGATACCAAATTGCTCGCGGCCGATCGCGATTCCGCCACGATCACCAGCAATGGTAAGTCTTACCAATTACAGATAGGTCAGAGCGAGCACCGCGCAACGGCCAGCGCGCGGACCAGCGTGATCTTGCAGCAAAATGAACATGGTCACTTCATCGCCGCGGCCACGGTCAATGGTGTGGCCTTGACGATGATGGTCGATACCGGTGCGAGCTTCGTCACCCTGCCGGCGGCCGATGCCAAACGTATGGGTATCAATTATCGCAGCGGCAAACGCAGCTACTCGAACACGGCCAACGGTGTGGTCGGCACGTATATGATCAAGCTTGACTCAATTAAAATCGCTGACATGGAATTGCATCAGATTGACGCTGCCGTGATTGAAACCGGCTTGACAACACCACTGCTAGGCATGTCGCTGCTGAACCGACTGGACATGCGCCGCGAAGGCGAACAAATGACGCTGACCAAACGTTTCTGA
- a CDS encoding YHS domain-containing (seleno)protein, with the protein MATRRTTFSLRLLLSTLLLALTSSVFAAAIAPIFSTQAGAIRGYDPVAYFTEHRAVKGKTQLVYRWNEADWHFSKAENLAAFKADPEKYAPQYGGYCAYGVAQGYTPETDPHAYQVLNGKLYLNLSKVVLKRWQQDIPGYVSEANQNWPQLQAGTYVEK; encoded by the coding sequence ATGGCTACTCGCCGTACTACGTTTTCCCTGCGTTTGCTGTTGAGCACCCTGCTGCTGGCTCTGACCAGCAGTGTTTTTGCGGCCGCGATCGCGCCGATTTTTTCTACCCAGGCTGGGGCAATCCGCGGCTATGATCCGGTTGCCTATTTTACCGAGCACCGTGCCGTTAAAGGTAAGACGCAATTGGTGTATCGTTGGAACGAGGCGGACTGGCATTTCAGTAAAGCAGAAAATTTGGCCGCCTTCAAAGCCGATCCGGAAAAATACGCGCCACAGTATGGTGGTTACTGCGCCTATGGCGTAGCCCAAGGGTATACGCCGGAAACGGATCCGCATGCGTACCAAGTACTCAATGGCAAGCTGTATCTGAATTTAAGTAAGGTGGTACTGAAACGCTGGCAACAGGATATTCCCGGTTACGTGAGCGAAGCCAACCAAAACTGGCCGCAATTACAAGCCGGCACCTATGTAGAGAAATAA
- a CDS encoding DUF6969 family protein, which yields MTPDLPRMLTFQRDWPAASAAELRLAWKAAQIVVASVHTLSLQGLQIVQSVLADAEFLEWQHYPAEDVRDNRRASQYFYHAHPGLQRPFVEHGHFHLFVHAQSLGLRRAGRAPSPAHLLAVSMDARGMPTGLFTVNRWVTKGAWLSRQECALGLQHFQIGARHGQRPVNQFLTALLRLYAPQIEHLLIARDEVLAELAHGRSNRQVFADSRYEVLSYLPIDLSTDIEQLERAAGNIL from the coding sequence ATGACTCCAGACTTACCGCGCATGCTGACATTTCAACGCGACTGGCCGGCCGCTTCCGCCGCAGAGTTGCGCTTGGCTTGGAAGGCGGCCCAAATCGTGGTGGCGAGCGTGCACACGCTGAGCTTGCAAGGGCTGCAGATCGTACAATCGGTGCTTGCCGACGCCGAATTTCTCGAATGGCAGCACTACCCCGCTGAAGATGTGCGCGACAATCGACGCGCCTCACAATATTTTTACCACGCCCATCCCGGTTTGCAACGCCCTTTTGTCGAGCACGGGCATTTCCATTTATTTGTACATGCCCAAAGCTTGGGCTTACGCCGCGCTGGCCGCGCGCCCTCGCCAGCCCATTTACTCGCCGTTTCCATGGATGCCCGCGGCATGCCGACGGGGCTATTTACGGTCAACCGCTGGGTCACCAAAGGGGCTTGGCTGAGCCGTCAAGAATGCGCCCTGGGCTTGCAACATTTCCAGATCGGTGCGCGCCACGGCCAGCGTCCGGTCAATCAATTTCTCACCGCCTTGTTGCGCCTGTATGCGCCGCAAATTGAACACTTGCTCATCGCCCGCGACGAAGTGCTGGCCGAACTCGCGCACGGTCGCAGTAATCGTCAGGTGTTTGCCGATAGCCGCTACGAAGTGTTGTCGTATTTGCCGATCGATTTGAGTACCGATATCGAACAATTGGAACGCGCTGCTGGAAATATTTTGTAA
- a CDS encoding alpha/beta hydrolase — protein sequence MASDHHARDIIKRNHIHVLGDSGPVLLYAHGFGCNQNMWDRVTPAFLGTHRQVLFDYVGAGQSDITAFDAKRYASLDGYAQDLLDVCDALGLHSGVTFVGHSVSCSIGMLAAIARPELFERLVLVGPNPCFINHPPDYCGGFETADLEGLLDLMDQNYIGWANYLAPVVSAQGEAHAITTELSDSFCSTDPTANKVFARTTFFSDNRADLPKVTRPCLILQHGRDTLAPLNVGDYVHAHLADSQLKILDIEGHCAHMSAPSLVVAAIRDFIDQ from the coding sequence ATGGCATCAGACCATCACGCGCGCGACATCATCAAACGCAACCATATTCATGTGCTCGGTGACAGCGGCCCGGTACTGTTGTACGCCCATGGTTTTGGCTGCAATCAAAATATGTGGGATCGTGTGACCCCGGCCTTCCTTGGCACGCATCGCCAAGTCTTGTTCGACTATGTTGGTGCCGGTCAATCTGATATCACCGCCTTTGATGCCAAGCGCTATGCCAGTCTCGATGGCTATGCCCAAGATCTTCTCGATGTGTGCGACGCGCTAGGCTTACACAGCGGTGTCACCTTCGTCGGCCATTCCGTCAGTTGCAGCATAGGTATGCTGGCCGCGATCGCGCGGCCGGAATTATTCGAGCGCTTGGTACTGGTAGGCCCGAATCCATGCTTCATCAATCACCCGCCTGATTACTGCGGCGGCTTTGAAACGGCCGATCTGGAAGGCTTGCTCGATCTGATGGACCAAAATTACATAGGCTGGGCCAATTACTTGGCACCGGTGGTGTCGGCACAAGGTGAAGCGCATGCGATCACCACCGAATTATCCGACAGTTTTTGCTCGACCGACCCAACGGCCAACAAAGTTTTTGCCCGTACCACTTTTTTTTCTGACAACCGCGCCGATCTGCCCAAAGTCACGCGCCCTTGCCTGATCCTGCAGCACGGTCGCGACACCTTGGCACCATTAAACGTGGGGGACTATGTACACGCCCATCTGGCCGACAGCCAGCTCAAAATACTCGATATCGAGGGGCATTGCGCCCACATGAGCGCGCCATCGCTGGTCGTGGCCGCGATTCGCGACTTCATCGACCAATAG
- a CDS encoding bifunctional diguanylate cyclase/phosphodiesterase yields the protein MSAFDPIPCPILVTDEGGKVISLNQCLLDLAGGALADWATRPMEALFPMPSRIFLQTHVWPMLMRDGRIQEIRLQLLAATGNRMPVYVNCQKTSQAGVDHYTWLFFITFERSLYEQELLAARKRTDELLAQTIENERYIRTITDGIPNMVAYWDNDLVCQFANQPYAQWFGLSPQNLFGISMATLLGAPLFKQTQPHIQAALAGKTQEFERMTPAADGSTVHSLANYIPDRDASGLVKGFFSVVTNISALRQADTAIRLSASVFEATSEGIMVTDTQSIILSVNQAFTRLTGYRSDEVVGRNAKILNSGRHNSLFFHDLYAELRASGQWKGQVWSKRKNDQVFLEELSISSIHDEAGTITHYVGVFEDITNRWDKEQQIQRMAFHDPLTDLPNRASFMLLLKQLIAIASRETRQIALLFLDLDGFKAVNDRWGHDMGDHVLKTVATRLSEQLRDADTAARLGGDEFVVLLNQADSHESVSKVAARLIAAVNAPINSHAGSLQVGTSIGIAVFRNDEQTPEQLLKEADSAMYLAKKAGKNSFSFGLAKA from the coding sequence ATGTCTGCTTTCGATCCGATACCCTGTCCGATTTTGGTGACTGATGAGGGCGGCAAGGTCATCTCGCTCAATCAGTGCCTGCTTGATCTGGCCGGCGGTGCCTTGGCCGATTGGGCGACGCGCCCGATGGAAGCGCTGTTTCCCATGCCGAGTCGTATTTTCTTGCAAACCCATGTATGGCCGATGCTGATGCGCGACGGCCGCATCCAAGAAATTCGTTTGCAACTGCTGGCAGCAACGGGAAACCGCATGCCGGTATACGTCAACTGCCAAAAAACCAGCCAAGCCGGCGTCGATCACTACACCTGGTTGTTCTTCATCACCTTTGAGCGCAGCCTGTACGAGCAAGAATTACTGGCAGCCCGCAAAAGAACCGATGAATTGCTGGCTCAAACCATAGAAAACGAACGCTACATACGCACCATTACCGATGGCATTCCCAACATGGTGGCATATTGGGATAATGATTTGGTTTGTCAATTCGCCAATCAGCCGTATGCGCAATGGTTTGGACTAAGCCCGCAAAACCTGTTTGGCATCTCGATGGCGACACTGCTAGGTGCGCCACTGTTCAAGCAAACTCAGCCACACATACAAGCGGCACTGGCCGGCAAAACGCAAGAATTTGAGCGCATGACCCCTGCTGCTGACGGTAGTACCGTGCACAGTTTGGCGAATTACATACCGGATCGCGATGCCAGCGGTTTGGTCAAAGGTTTTTTCTCGGTGGTGACGAATATTTCTGCGCTACGCCAGGCCGATACCGCGATCCGCCTCTCGGCCAGCGTGTTTGAAGCGACCTCGGAAGGCATCATGGTGACCGACACTCAATCGATCATCCTCTCGGTCAACCAAGCTTTTACCAGGCTGACCGGCTACCGCTCTGACGAGGTAGTCGGAAGAAATGCCAAAATCCTCAATTCCGGGCGCCACAACAGTCTGTTTTTCCATGACTTGTATGCGGAATTGAGAGCCAGCGGACAATGGAAAGGCCAAGTCTGGAGCAAACGAAAAAATGACCAGGTCTTTCTCGAAGAACTGTCGATTTCATCGATACACGATGAGGCCGGCACGATTACGCACTACGTCGGCGTGTTCGAAGATATCACCAACCGCTGGGATAAAGAACAGCAAATACAAAGGATGGCCTTCCACGACCCGCTGACGGATTTGCCGAATCGGGCCTCGTTCATGCTGTTACTGAAGCAATTAATTGCTATCGCCAGCCGCGAAACGCGCCAAATCGCTTTATTGTTTCTGGATTTGGATGGATTTAAGGCTGTCAACGACCGTTGGGGTCATGACATGGGTGACCATGTACTGAAAACCGTCGCAACGCGCCTATCTGAGCAATTGCGCGATGCCGACACGGCGGCACGCCTGGGCGGCGACGAATTCGTGGTGTTACTCAACCAAGCCGACAGCCATGAAAGCGTGAGTAAGGTTGCGGCGCGCCTGATTGCCGCCGTCAATGCGCCGATAAACAGCCATGCCGGCTCACTGCAGGTCGGTACATCGATCGGTATCGCGGTGTTTCGCAACGATGAACAAACCCCGGAACAATTACTCAAAGAAGCCGACAGTGCCATGTATTTGGCCAAGAAAGCGGGTAAAAACAGCTTTTCTTTCGGCCTGGCAAAAGCCTGA
- a CDS encoding ATP-binding cassette domain-containing protein, which yields MAVISLSDAQLAFGHVALLDHAEFSLESGERVGLIGRNGTGKSSLLKIIAKTSKIDDGLLVMQQGIKIAYVEQEPVFDQTVSVFDAVASGLGELPGLLQEYESLTGQFGGDNDEALMDRMHEIQLKLDAADAWNLGNKVETTLDKLNLSKDAIMSTLSGGMKKRVALACALVSAPDVLLLDEPTNHLDFSSIQWLESLLKDFKGSVLFITHDRSFLDNVATRILELDRGKLTSFPGNFTTYQTRKEEQLEVEEVENAKFDKFLAQEEIWIRKGVKARRVRDEGRVKRLEQLRVQRGVRRDQQGQVKLDVSSGERSGKIVAEMENINKSFGDKVIVRDFSSIIMRGDKVGLIGQNGAGKTTLLKMILGQDQPDSGMMKQGARLQIAYFDQMRAQLNEESSLAETIAPGSDWVEVNGQRKHVMSYLGDFLFAPERARSPVKSLSGGERNRLLLARLFAKPANVLVLDEPTNDLDIDTLELLEELLEEYTGTVFLVSHDRTFLDNVVTQVIVAEGDGQWREFIGGYSDWERYASSQAANKTSSKNETKSLATPAVASAAGKSKKLSYKDQRELDELPKLIAALESEQAAISAKLAAPDLYKNGADAANALNTRFAELDGQLLLALEKWEEMEAKTKA from the coding sequence ATGGCAGTTATCTCATTAAGCGATGCCCAATTGGCATTCGGTCACGTTGCTCTGCTCGATCACGCCGAGTTTTCTCTCGAGTCGGGCGAACGGGTCGGCCTGATCGGCCGTAACGGCACCGGCAAATCCTCTTTACTCAAGATCATCGCCAAAACCTCGAAGATCGATGACGGCTTGCTCGTCATGCAGCAAGGTATCAAGATCGCCTATGTCGAGCAAGAGCCGGTATTCGATCAAACCGTCAGCGTCTTCGATGCCGTCGCTTCCGGACTGGGTGAATTGCCAGGTCTGTTGCAAGAATATGAAAGTCTGACCGGCCAATTCGGCGGCGACAATGACGAAGCCCTGATGGATCGCATGCACGAGATTCAGCTCAAGCTCGATGCCGCCGACGCCTGGAACCTCGGGAATAAAGTCGAAACCACCCTCGACAAGCTCAATTTATCCAAAGACGCCATCATGTCAACGCTCTCAGGCGGGATGAAAAAGCGCGTCGCCTTGGCGTGTGCCTTGGTCAGTGCGCCCGATGTCTTGTTGCTCGATGAACCGACCAATCATCTCGATTTCTCATCGATACAATGGCTGGAAAGTTTGCTCAAAGATTTCAAGGGCAGCGTGCTCTTCATCACCCATGATCGCAGCTTCCTCGACAATGTCGCTACCCGCATCCTCGAACTCGATCGCGGCAAGCTGACTTCCTTCCCCGGTAATTTCACGACTTACCAAACGCGCAAAGAAGAGCAGCTCGAAGTCGAAGAAGTGGAAAACGCCAAGTTTGATAAATTCTTAGCGCAGGAAGAAATTTGGATACGCAAAGGCGTCAAGGCGCGCCGTGTGCGCGATGAAGGTCGAGTCAAGCGACTCGAACAATTGCGCGTACAACGCGGCGTGCGACGCGACCAACAAGGTCAGGTCAAGCTCGATGTCAGTTCCGGCGAACGTTCAGGGAAAATCGTCGCTGAAATGGAAAATATCAATAAGTCTTTCGGCGATAAAGTCATCGTGCGCGATTTCTCCAGCATCATCATGCGTGGCGATAAAGTCGGTTTGATCGGCCAAAATGGTGCCGGTAAAACCACGCTGCTGAAAATGATACTCGGCCAAGATCAACCCGACAGCGGCATGATGAAGCAAGGTGCACGCTTGCAGATCGCGTATTTCGACCAGATGCGCGCCCAGCTCAATGAAGAAAGCAGTCTGGCCGAAACGATCGCACCCGGCAGCGACTGGGTTGAAGTCAATGGTCAGCGCAAGCACGTGATGTCGTATCTGGGCGACTTCTTGTTCGCCCCGGAACGCGCGCGCTCGCCGGTCAAATCGCTGTCCGGTGGCGAACGCAATCGCCTGCTGTTGGCGCGTTTGTTCGCCAAACCGGCCAATGTGTTGGTACTCGATGAACCAACCAATGATCTCGATATCGACACCCTGGAATTGCTCGAAGAATTACTCGAAGAATATACCGGCACGGTATTTTTGGTCAGCCATGATCGTACCTTCCTCGATAATGTCGTCACCCAAGTGATCGTCGCTGAAGGCGATGGCCAATGGCGTGAATTCATCGGTGGCTATAGCGATTGGGAACGTTATGCCAGTTCGCAGGCGGCGAATAAAACCAGCAGCAAGAATGAAACCAAAAGCCTTGCTACGCCAGCAGTGGCCAGCGCCGCTGGCAAAAGCAAGAAGCTCAGCTACAAAGACCAGCGCGAACTCGATGAATTGCCAAAGCTGATCGCAGCACTCGAAAGCGAACAAGCGGCCATCAGCGCCAAGCTGGCCGCCCCTGATCTGTATAAAAACGGTGCCGATGCAGCCAATGCACTCAACACCCGCTTTGCCGAGCTCGATGGGCAGTTGTTACTGGCCTTGGAAAAATGGGAAGAAATGGAAGCCAAAACCAAGGCTTGA